One genomic segment of Amycolatopsis sp. WQ 127309 includes these proteins:
- a CDS encoding B12-binding domain-containing protein: MSTSTRTGPAGIAEHAELLWAAVTTGDEYTAGDVVVQALGQGLEPESVLLDVIGAVQRKVGREWAANRLTVAQEHAATAINDRVIASFGYVLQRPEPHLGRVTVACVDGEWHAMPARLLAEVLRLRGFHVDYLGAQVPAPHLVAHLHRTGPDAVALSSSIATRLPTAHATITACQAAATPVIAGGAAFGPDGRYARLLGAEAWAPDARTAADKLAEPLPRPQIGHQPLDDLPHLADQEYTLVTRSSGNLVRAVIAGLEERIPAMRSYTDLQRQHTAEDIAHIVDFLATALYVGDSELFTGFLTWTADILTARGVPALSLVPALDLLEAELRDFPRATELLGTAHKHLAARAAGSGPSA, from the coding sequence GTGAGCACCTCGACCCGGACCGGCCCGGCCGGGATCGCCGAGCACGCCGAGCTGCTCTGGGCCGCCGTCACCACCGGCGACGAGTACACCGCGGGCGACGTCGTGGTCCAGGCGCTGGGCCAGGGCCTGGAGCCGGAGAGCGTGCTGCTCGACGTGATCGGCGCGGTCCAGCGCAAGGTCGGCCGGGAGTGGGCGGCCAACCGGCTGACCGTGGCCCAGGAACACGCGGCGACGGCGATCAACGATCGTGTCATCGCGAGCTTCGGGTACGTCCTGCAACGCCCCGAGCCGCACCTCGGCCGCGTCACCGTCGCCTGCGTGGACGGCGAGTGGCACGCGATGCCCGCCCGGCTGCTCGCCGAGGTCCTGCGGCTGCGCGGGTTCCACGTCGACTACCTGGGCGCGCAGGTCCCGGCACCGCACCTGGTCGCCCACCTGCACCGCACCGGGCCGGACGCGGTCGCCCTGTCCAGCTCCATCGCCACCCGGCTGCCGACGGCGCACGCGACGATCACGGCGTGCCAGGCGGCGGCGACCCCGGTGATCGCCGGGGGCGCCGCGTTCGGCCCGGACGGCCGGTACGCGCGGCTGCTCGGCGCCGAGGCGTGGGCCCCGGACGCGCGCACGGCCGCCGACAAACTGGCCGAGCCGCTCCCCCGGCCGCAGATCGGCCACCAGCCCCTCGACGACCTGCCGCACCTGGCCGACCAGGAGTACACGCTGGTCACGCGCAGCTCGGGCAACCTCGTGAGGGCGGTGATCGCCGGGCTGGAAGAGCGGATCCCGGCCATGCGGTCCTACACGGACCTGCAGCGTCAGCACACCGCCGAGGACATCGCGCACATCGTCGACTTCCTCGCGACCGCCCTCTACGTCGGCGACAGCGAGCTGTTCACCGGGTTCCTGACCTGGACGGCGGACATCCTCACCGCGCGCGGCGTCCCGGCCCTCTCGCTGGTACCCGCCCTCGACCTGCTCGAGGCGGAGCTCCGCGACTTCCCCCGGGCCACCGAGCTGCTCGGCACCGCGCACAAGCACTTGGCGGCCCGAGCCGCCGGATCGGGGCCGTCCGCATGA
- a CDS encoding STAS domain-containing protein, protein MNNALTCTWTSPRPDTARVVVIGDLEYTTAALLPKLIGDRLAAAPGVRDVRLDCEGIGFCDSSGLSALLRVHTVVTDAGRRLHLDNRRPALDRLLALTGTFAHLTGEAPISRARADS, encoded by the coding sequence ATGAACAACGCGTTGACCTGCACCTGGACCTCGCCACGGCCGGACACGGCCCGCGTCGTGGTCATCGGCGACCTGGAGTACACGACGGCCGCGCTGCTGCCGAAGCTGATCGGCGACCGGCTGGCGGCCGCACCCGGCGTCCGGGACGTGCGGCTCGACTGCGAGGGCATCGGCTTCTGCGACTCCTCCGGGCTCTCGGCGCTGCTGCGCGTCCACACCGTCGTCACGGACGCGGGCCGTCGGCTGCACCTGGACAACCGCCGGCCGGCCCTCGACCGGCTGCTCGCGCTGACCGGCACCTTCGCCCACCTGACCGGCGAGGCCCCGATCTCCCGCGCCCGGGCCGACTCCTAG
- a CDS encoding MMPL family transporter, which produces MNKTAPRRLRWLIPALLVIGWLAIGGFGGPFAGKLSEVAKNDNAAFLPRSAEATEVSDEQKAFTPRQVLPATVVAERTSGLTSEDRRFLADKARQLSTVPGVVGPLGQPQPAPRDDQAVQLAVPILADGNPADVVKEVRAQLAGAPDGLTVLVTGPAGQIADLVTAFGGIDGILLLVAGGVVALILIVVYRSPLLPFLVLLSAVFALGLASLVVYLLAKNDILALNGQSQGILSILVFGAATDYALLTVARFREQLRDTPSRFDALRIAWRATLEPIAASAGTVVLGVLCLLFSDLNSNKGLGPVAAIGIGAALLASTTFLPAVLALCGRGAFWPFKPALGSPHPETAGIWGRVAGLVGKRPRTVWVVTALVLGIGVAFLPQLKASGTAQSDVFLTQVESGTGQDILGRHFPGGLGAPAITIADAAALPAVLAASKVDGVAQSLPLPGPDGQPKVVGGRVQILSVLNDPADSEAAVATVGRLRDAVHAVPGAAAKVGGPTAIQLDTQQTSVHDRELIIPIVLLVIFLVLALLLRSLLAPLLLVATVVLSFAATMGVSALVFNHIFGFPGADPVVPLFGFVFLVALGIDYNIFLMTRVREEALTRGTRAGTLRGLSLTGGVITSAGVVLAATFSALSVIPILFLAQIAFIVAFGVLLDTFLVRSLLVPALTVDVGRRIWWPSKLARSES; this is translated from the coding sequence ATGAACAAGACCGCCCCACGCCGTCTTCGCTGGCTGATCCCGGCCCTCCTGGTGATCGGCTGGCTCGCGATCGGCGGGTTCGGCGGGCCGTTCGCCGGGAAGCTCAGCGAAGTCGCGAAGAACGACAACGCCGCCTTCCTGCCCCGGTCGGCCGAAGCCACCGAGGTGTCCGACGAGCAGAAGGCGTTCACCCCGCGCCAGGTGCTGCCCGCCACCGTCGTCGCCGAACGCACGAGCGGCCTGACCAGCGAGGACCGGCGGTTCCTCGCGGACAAGGCCCGGCAGCTGAGCACCGTGCCCGGCGTCGTCGGCCCGCTCGGCCAGCCGCAGCCCGCGCCGCGGGACGACCAGGCCGTGCAGCTGGCCGTGCCGATCCTCGCCGACGGCAACCCCGCCGACGTCGTCAAGGAGGTCCGCGCCCAGCTCGCCGGTGCGCCGGACGGCCTGACCGTGCTGGTCACCGGCCCGGCCGGGCAGATCGCCGACCTGGTCACGGCGTTCGGTGGCATCGACGGCATCCTGCTGCTCGTCGCCGGCGGTGTGGTCGCACTGATCCTGATCGTCGTCTACCGCAGCCCGCTGCTGCCGTTCCTGGTGCTGCTCTCGGCGGTGTTCGCGCTCGGGCTCGCGAGCCTCGTCGTCTACCTGCTGGCGAAGAACGACATCCTCGCGCTCAACGGCCAGAGCCAGGGCATCCTCTCGATCCTCGTGTTCGGCGCGGCGACCGACTACGCCCTGCTGACGGTCGCGCGGTTCCGCGAGCAGCTGCGCGACACCCCGAGCCGCTTCGACGCGCTGCGGATCGCCTGGCGCGCCACGCTCGAACCGATCGCCGCGTCGGCGGGCACCGTCGTGCTCGGGGTGCTGTGCCTGCTGTTCAGCGACCTGAACTCCAACAAGGGTCTCGGCCCGGTCGCCGCGATCGGCATCGGCGCCGCGCTGCTGGCGTCGACGACGTTCCTGCCCGCGGTGCTCGCGCTGTGCGGCCGCGGCGCGTTCTGGCCGTTCAAGCCCGCGCTCGGCTCGCCGCACCCGGAGACCGCCGGGATCTGGGGCCGGGTGGCCGGCCTGGTCGGCAAGCGGCCGCGCACGGTCTGGGTGGTGACGGCGCTCGTGCTCGGCATCGGCGTCGCGTTCCTGCCGCAGCTCAAGGCGTCCGGCACCGCGCAGTCGGACGTCTTCCTCACCCAGGTCGAGTCCGGAACCGGCCAGGACATCCTCGGCCGGCACTTCCCGGGCGGCCTCGGCGCGCCCGCGATCACGATCGCCGACGCCGCCGCGCTGCCCGCCGTGCTCGCCGCGTCCAAAGTGGACGGTGTGGCCCAGTCGCTCCCGCTGCCCGGCCCCGACGGGCAGCCGAAGGTCGTCGGCGGCCGGGTGCAGATCCTGTCCGTGCTGAACGACCCGGCGGACTCCGAAGCCGCCGTCGCGACCGTCGGCCGGCTGCGCGACGCCGTGCACGCGGTGCCCGGCGCGGCCGCCAAGGTCGGCGGCCCGACGGCGATCCAGCTCGACACGCAGCAGACGTCCGTGCACGACCGGGAGCTGATCATCCCGATCGTGCTGCTGGTGATCTTCCTCGTGCTGGCCCTGCTGCTGCGGTCCCTGCTCGCGCCGCTGCTGCTGGTCGCGACGGTGGTGCTGTCGTTCGCCGCGACGATGGGCGTGTCGGCGCTGGTGTTCAACCACATCTTCGGTTTCCCGGGCGCGGACCCGGTGGTGCCGTTGTTCGGGTTCGTGTTCCTGGTGGCGCTGGGGATCGACTACAACATCTTCCTGATGACGCGCGTCCGCGAGGAAGCACTGACCCGGGGCACCCGCGCCGGCACGCTACGCGGGTTGTCGCTGACCGGCGGCGTGATCACGTCGGCCGGCGTCGTGCTGGCCGCGACGTTCTCCGCGCTGTCGGTGATCCCGATCCTGTTCCTGGCCCAGATCGCGTTCATCGTCGCGTTCGGCGTCCTGCTGGACACGTTCCTGGTGCGGTCGCTGCTGGTCCCGGCGCTGACCGTGGACGTCGGCCGCCGCATCTGGTGGCCGTCGAAGCTGGCCCGAAGCGAGAGCTAG
- a CDS encoding MarR family winged helix-turn-helix transcriptional regulator: MTVSTAPEPDLSTWPTGRLLAVAARLVEQRWVAVLAGMGLTHAGLIALHTLREGPLPQRALAQRCQVTDQTMSRTLDRLAKAGFVTRTPDPADARRHLTRLTTRGRTVHERAVRAEREDPALLGGLGDDDAFRARLLSLIGGLSAGD, translated from the coding sequence GTGACGGTGAGCACAGCCCCCGAACCGGACCTGAGCACGTGGCCGACCGGCCGGCTCCTGGCCGTGGCCGCGCGGCTGGTCGAGCAGCGCTGGGTCGCCGTGCTGGCCGGCATGGGCCTCACCCACGCGGGGCTGATCGCGTTGCACACCCTGCGCGAGGGCCCGCTCCCCCAGCGGGCGCTGGCCCAGCGCTGCCAGGTGACCGACCAGACGATGAGCCGCACGCTGGACCGGCTCGCCAAGGCCGGCTTCGTCACCCGCACGCCGGACCCGGCCGACGCCCGCCGCCACCTGACGCGGCTGACCACGCGCGGCCGCACGGTCCACGAACGCGCGGTGCGCGCCGAACGCGAAGACCCCGCCCTGCTCGGCGGACTCGGCGACGACGACGCCTTCCGCGCGCGGTTGCTCTCTTTGATCGGTGGTCTGTCGGCGGGCGATTGA
- a CDS encoding spermidine synthase produces the protein MPAIHEPLGPGLTRVWEVDDVVFSARTAYQEVLIGRTAQGVSLFCDNERQSTEASQLLYHEALMVPALLLADQVRRVLVIGSSEGVACELALAAGAVLVDHVDIDEQAVRACAEHLPYGYTTADLAEAERGSGPVRLSFADGWAFLAAAEERGDTYDVVVIDLPDENTDPDAQHNRLYGTDFLGRCARLLAPGGVVTCQAGCPTLWRNETLLASWRRFREVFGTVLYFGSDEHEWAFLSGRADVVDEPGAVVARRFGERGSKAVTVDAEALLAGATPPFSLRRDDRH, from the coding sequence ATGCCCGCGATCCACGAACCACTCGGCCCCGGCCTGACCCGCGTCTGGGAGGTCGACGACGTCGTGTTCAGCGCGCGCACGGCCTACCAGGAGGTGCTGATCGGGCGCACCGCGCAGGGCGTTTCGCTGTTCTGCGACAACGAGCGCCAGAGCACCGAGGCGAGCCAGCTGCTGTACCACGAGGCGCTGATGGTCCCCGCACTCTTGCTCGCCGACCAGGTGCGCCGGGTGCTCGTGATCGGTTCCAGCGAAGGCGTCGCCTGCGAGCTGGCACTGGCCGCCGGCGCCGTGCTCGTCGACCACGTCGACATCGACGAGCAGGCCGTCCGCGCCTGCGCCGAGCACCTGCCCTACGGCTACACGACGGCCGACCTCGCCGAAGCCGAGCGCGGGTCCGGCCCGGTCCGGCTGTCTTTTGCGGACGGCTGGGCGTTCCTGGCCGCCGCGGAGGAGCGCGGTGACACCTACGACGTGGTCGTGATCGACCTGCCGGACGAGAACACCGACCCGGACGCGCAGCACAACCGCTTGTACGGCACGGACTTCCTCGGCCGCTGCGCCCGGCTGCTGGCCCCCGGCGGCGTGGTGACCTGCCAGGCGGGCTGCCCGACGCTGTGGCGCAACGAGACGCTGCTCGCATCGTGGCGACGGTTTCGCGAGGTGTTCGGCACCGTGCTGTACTTCGGTTCCGACGAGCACGAATGGGCATTCCTTTCCGGGCGTGCGGACGTCGTCGACGAGCCGGGTGCCGTGGTGGCGCGGCGGTTCGGTGAGCGGGGGAGCAAGGCCGTGACGGTGGACGCGGAAGCGTTGCTGGCGGGCGCGACACCCCCGTTTTCGCTGCGGCGCGACGACCGCCACTGA
- the speD gene encoding adenosylmethionine decarboxylase, giving the protein MPEFGRFTGRHVLAELHGVDPGLLDDAAKLGELLRAAVTEAGATVVDVVAKSFAPQGATVIALLAESHASVHTYPEHGSLFADVFTCGERADPEHAVRLLAKSLDAASVHLSVLRRGEA; this is encoded by the coding sequence ATGCCTGAATTCGGCCGGTTCACCGGACGGCACGTCCTGGCCGAGCTGCACGGCGTCGACCCGGGCCTGCTCGACGACGCCGCGAAGCTGGGGGAGCTGCTCCGCGCCGCGGTGACGGAGGCGGGCGCGACGGTCGTCGACGTCGTCGCCAAGAGCTTCGCGCCGCAGGGCGCCACCGTGATCGCGCTGCTCGCCGAGTCCCACGCGTCCGTGCACACGTATCCCGAGCACGGGTCGCTGTTCGCGGACGTGTTCACCTGCGGCGAGCGTGCCGACCCCGAGCACGCCGTGCGGCTGCTGGCCAAGTCGCTCGACGCCGCTTCGGTCCACCTGTCCGTCCTCCGCCGGGGAGAAGCCTGA
- a CDS encoding type III PLP-dependent enzyme: protein MCADFSRIRRFLDERDPPTPCLVVDTDVVAARAAEVRAAFPGALIRYAVKANPAPPVLDALVAAGIGFDVAGPAEVARCLERGADPADLAYGNPIKKARDIAFAYERGVREFTSDAPADVDNLGRHAPGSAVSIRVVLDAPDSVTPFGRKFGCDPAEALDLVLRAAELGLRPGIAFHVGSQQPDPLAWEIGIATAAKLAAEAAAQGVPVTRLNLGGGFATAHRTGVPPLATYAATIASALDTHFPDGRPELLLEPGRALVADAGLLRTEVVLVADRGERRWVYLDIGRYNGLAEAENEAIAYRFEPVGRPAGPAGPVVLAGPTCDGDDVLYQRTPYELPLSLCAGDRLDLPGTGAYTASYASVEFNGIEPLRTYCLGKWGDA from the coding sequence GTGTGCGCCGACTTCAGCCGGATCCGCCGGTTCCTCGACGAGCGGGATCCGCCGACCCCGTGTCTCGTCGTCGACACCGACGTCGTCGCGGCCCGGGCGGCGGAGGTCCGCGCGGCGTTCCCCGGCGCGCTGATCCGTTACGCGGTCAAGGCCAACCCGGCCCCACCAGTGCTCGACGCGCTGGTGGCGGCCGGGATCGGCTTCGACGTCGCCGGGCCCGCCGAGGTCGCGCGGTGCCTCGAGCGCGGCGCCGACCCGGCGGACCTCGCCTACGGCAACCCGATCAAGAAGGCCCGCGACATCGCCTTCGCGTACGAGCGCGGGGTCCGCGAGTTCACCTCGGACGCGCCGGCCGACGTCGACAACCTGGGCCGGCACGCGCCGGGTTCGGCCGTGTCGATCCGCGTGGTCCTCGACGCGCCCGACTCGGTGACGCCGTTCGGCCGCAAGTTCGGCTGCGACCCGGCCGAGGCCCTCGACCTGGTGCTGCGGGCCGCTGAGCTGGGCCTGCGACCTGGCATCGCGTTCCACGTCGGCTCGCAGCAGCCCGACCCGCTCGCCTGGGAGATCGGCATCGCCACGGCGGCGAAGCTGGCCGCCGAGGCCGCGGCCCAGGGCGTGCCGGTGACGCGGCTCAACCTGGGCGGCGGCTTCGCGACGGCCCACCGCACCGGCGTCCCGCCGCTGGCCACCTACGCGGCGACGATCGCGTCGGCGCTCGACACGCACTTCCCCGACGGCCGGCCCGAGCTGCTGCTCGAGCCGGGCCGGGCGCTCGTCGCCGACGCCGGCCTGCTGCGCACCGAGGTCGTGCTGGTCGCGGACCGGGGCGAGCGGCGCTGGGTGTACCTCGACATCGGCCGCTACAACGGCCTCGCCGAGGCCGAGAACGAGGCGATCGCCTACCGGTTCGAGCCGGTCGGGCGGCCCGCCGGGCCCGCCGGGCCGGTGGTGCTCGCCGGGCCGACCTGCGACGGCGACGACGTGCTCTACCAGCGGACGCCGTACGAGCTGCCGCTGTCGCTGTGCGCGGGTGACCGCCTCGACCTGCCCGGGACCGGCGCCTACACGGCGTCCTACGCCTCGGTGGAGTTCAACGGGATCGAGCCGCTGCGCACCTACTGCCTGGGGAAGTGGGGAGATGCCTGA
- a CDS encoding glutaminase domain-containing protein: protein MSSRARDHLTRRDLLRLAGGTAAAVAAALWLPGVAAAAGTFSPLRPPATPLIVRSPYLSAWQPSDNLPGTWASFWNGHTTALCGLARIDGAAYVFAGSPALPSGPALTPMTQVSLQVTGTRSTYVLGGGGVNLIVTFFSPVDPANLQRQSVPFGYVTIQATSTDGRAHAVDLHFDTSAEWVHGNTATPVTWTQQQSGGQTLLSCTPASPGVLQENGEQASWGSLVVAAPTAGTTWQIGQDTVVRAASAGQGTLPNTSDTAQPRAINDRWPVLAFNKNLGTIAAGGTSAPFTLSIGHVRTPAVRYLGAELKPWWTHYWGSWQDMAVWFAGDYASALSAATAIDQRLHDDAVAAAGGGTTGEHYAGICALALRQAFGGTELVDRGGAPWAFLKEISSSGNMSTVDVTYPAFPAYLYLSPAYLRLILEPLLDYPEHGGWPMQFAEHDVGTHYPDATGHNDGNEESMPVEESANMLIMAAALVQRLPAAEASAFATTHYRILRQWAEYLVGNTLDPGFQNQTDDFTGFIAHSANLALKGIVGVGAMGVIASATGNTADAQRYRSVSRSYVSQWVTLAQDTSGQHLKLAYDQPGTWSLKYNGFADRVLGLDLVPLGVAAQEAAWYQARAGAHGVLLDPRNNYTKADWELWTAAWLTDQPNIRNTMVEGVYSFANSTPQRVPFTDWYVVADATQRGFQARPVAGGYLALLTRPAASATVWRKLQNQRSGKVLAVSNMSLADTAEVTQWSDNGSADHLWAVVDNGDGTVRIVNRNSGKILAVHDQSLDNGAHVQQYQDNGTPDHNWRIVDAGGGWSKVVNVRSGKVMAVDQQSTADGAQVTQWDDNGSPDHLWRFV from the coding sequence ATGTCCTCCCGTGCACGCGATCACCTGACCCGCCGCGACCTCCTGCGGCTCGCCGGCGGGACGGCCGCCGCGGTCGCCGCCGCCTTGTGGCTGCCCGGTGTGGCGGCCGCCGCCGGCACCTTCAGCCCGCTCCGGCCGCCGGCCACGCCGCTGATCGTCCGCTCGCCGTACCTGTCCGCCTGGCAGCCGTCCGACAACCTGCCCGGCACCTGGGCGAGCTTCTGGAACGGGCACACCACCGCGTTGTGCGGCCTCGCCCGCATCGACGGCGCGGCCTACGTCTTCGCCGGCTCGCCCGCCCTGCCGTCCGGGCCCGCGCTGACCCCGATGACGCAGGTGAGCCTGCAGGTCACCGGCACCCGCTCGACCTACGTCCTCGGCGGCGGCGGGGTGAACCTGATCGTCACGTTCTTCTCGCCCGTCGACCCGGCGAACCTGCAACGCCAGTCCGTGCCGTTCGGCTACGTGACCATCCAGGCCACCAGCACCGACGGCCGCGCGCACGCCGTCGACCTGCACTTCGACACCTCCGCCGAGTGGGTGCACGGCAACACCGCGACCCCGGTAACCTGGACGCAGCAGCAGTCCGGCGGCCAGACCCTGCTGAGCTGCACCCCGGCGAGCCCGGGCGTGCTCCAGGAGAACGGCGAGCAGGCCAGCTGGGGCTCTCTCGTGGTGGCGGCGCCGACCGCCGGGACGACGTGGCAGATCGGGCAGGACACCGTCGTGCGCGCCGCGTCCGCCGGGCAGGGCACCTTGCCGAACACCAGCGACACCGCGCAGCCGCGCGCGATCAACGACCGCTGGCCGGTGCTGGCGTTCAACAAGAACCTCGGCACGATCGCGGCCGGCGGGACGTCGGCGCCGTTCACACTCTCGATCGGCCACGTCCGGACCCCGGCGGTGCGTTACCTCGGCGCGGAGCTGAAGCCCTGGTGGACGCACTACTGGGGCAGCTGGCAGGACATGGCCGTGTGGTTCGCCGGCGACTACGCGAGCGCGTTGTCGGCGGCGACGGCGATCGACCAGCGGCTGCACGATGACGCCGTGGCCGCGGCCGGCGGCGGCACCACCGGCGAGCACTACGCCGGGATCTGCGCGCTCGCCCTGCGCCAGGCGTTCGGCGGCACCGAGCTGGTCGACCGCGGCGGCGCGCCGTGGGCCTTCCTCAAGGAGATCTCCTCCAGCGGCAACATGTCCACAGTGGACGTCACCTACCCGGCGTTCCCGGCCTACCTCTACCTGTCCCCGGCCTACCTGCGGCTCATCCTGGAGCCGCTGCTCGACTACCCCGAGCACGGCGGCTGGCCGATGCAGTTCGCCGAGCACGACGTCGGCACGCACTACCCGGACGCGACCGGGCACAACGACGGCAACGAGGAGAGCATGCCGGTCGAGGAGTCGGCCAACATGCTGATCATGGCCGCCGCGCTGGTGCAGCGGCTGCCGGCGGCGGAGGCGAGCGCCTTCGCCACCACGCACTACCGGATCCTGCGGCAGTGGGCCGAGTACCTCGTCGGCAACACCCTCGACCCGGGCTTCCAGAACCAGACCGACGACTTCACCGGGTTCATCGCCCACAGCGCCAACCTCGCGCTCAAGGGCATCGTCGGCGTCGGCGCGATGGGCGTCATCGCGAGCGCCACCGGCAACACCGCCGACGCCCAGCGCTACCGGTCGGTCTCGCGCAGCTACGTCAGCCAGTGGGTGACGCTCGCGCAGGACACGTCCGGCCAGCACCTGAAGCTCGCCTACGACCAGCCCGGCACGTGGAGCCTCAAGTACAACGGCTTCGCCGACCGCGTGCTCGGCCTCGACCTGGTCCCGCTGGGCGTCGCCGCGCAGGAGGCGGCCTGGTACCAGGCCCGCGCGGGCGCCCACGGCGTACTGCTCGACCCGCGCAACAACTACACGAAGGCCGACTGGGAGCTGTGGACCGCGGCCTGGCTCACCGACCAGCCGAACATCCGGAACACCATGGTCGAGGGCGTCTACAGCTTCGCGAACAGCACGCCGCAGCGCGTGCCGTTCACCGACTGGTACGTCGTCGCCGACGCCACCCAGCGCGGCTTCCAGGCCCGCCCGGTCGCCGGCGGCTACCTGGCGCTGCTGACCCGGCCCGCCGCCTCGGCGACGGTCTGGCGCAAGCTCCAGAACCAGCGGTCGGGCAAGGTCCTCGCCGTGTCGAACATGTCACTGGCCGACACCGCCGAGGTCACCCAGTGGAGCGACAACGGCAGCGCCGACCACCTCTGGGCGGTGGTCGACAACGGCGACGGCACGGTCCGGATCGTCAACCGCAACAGCGGCAAGATCCTGGCCGTGCACGACCAGAGCCTCGACAACGGCGCGCACGTGCAGCAGTACCAGGACAACGGCACCCCGGACCACAACTGGCGGATCGTCGACGCCGGCGGCGGCTGGTCGAAGGTCGTCAACGTCCGCAGCGGCAAGGTCATGGCGGTCGACCAGCAGTCCACCGCCGACGGCGCGCAGGTGACGCAGTGGGACGACAACGGCTCCCCGGACCACCTGTGGCGGTTCGTCTGA
- a CDS encoding DUF1883 domain-containing protein, with translation MQPKVFDLGKVRRDAVVTIRLAAMANVRLLTAVNFEAYRRRQYYRMHGGVATAPMFKIHIPANAHWFLVLDVEGLESLPLHPRVSVVP, from the coding sequence ATGCAACCGAAGGTGTTCGACCTGGGGAAGGTACGAAGAGACGCGGTGGTCACCATCCGGCTGGCCGCGATGGCCAACGTCAGGCTCCTGACGGCGGTCAACTTCGAGGCCTACCGGCGCCGGCAGTACTACCGGATGCACGGCGGGGTGGCCACCGCACCGATGTTCAAGATCCACATCCCGGCCAACGCGCACTGGTTCCTGGTGCTCGACGTCGAGGGGCTGGAAAGCCTGCCCCTGCACCCGCGGGTGAGCGTCGTGCCCTGA
- a CDS encoding MarR family winged helix-turn-helix transcriptional regulator, whose translation MSTSAEQPATGAPLTLYLVKRLELAIRALLDDALRELGLTTLQYTALTVLEVSGPLSSAQLARRSFLRPQTMHEMVLALEKRGLIERTPKPDNKRVLLASLTGTGRALLAGCAPAVGEVERELLADLSPGQRATFREGLQHGVLALGSLAESRRQDP comes from the coding sequence GTGAGCACCTCCGCGGAGCAGCCCGCCACCGGCGCGCCGTTGACCCTGTACCTGGTCAAGCGGCTGGAGCTGGCCATCCGGGCGCTGCTGGACGACGCTCTGCGGGAGCTCGGGCTCACCACGCTGCAGTACACCGCGCTCACCGTGCTCGAGGTGAGCGGCCCGCTGTCGTCGGCGCAGCTCGCGCGCCGGTCGTTCCTGCGACCGCAGACGATGCACGAGATGGTGCTGGCGCTGGAGAAGCGCGGCCTGATCGAGCGGACGCCCAAGCCGGACAACAAGCGCGTCCTGCTGGCCAGCCTCACCGGCACCGGGCGGGCCCTGCTCGCCGGCTGCGCGCCCGCGGTGGGGGAGGTCGAGCGGGAGCTGCTCGCCGACCTGAGCCCGGGCCAGCGCGCGACGTTCCGTGAAGGACTCCAGCACGGCGTCCTGGCCCTCGGTTCACTGGCGGAGTCGCGGCGTCAGGACCCCTGA